One region of Terricaulis silvestris genomic DNA includes:
- a CDS encoding cytochrome P450, translated as MDDKTAHRDLDHHSAEFARDHREIYRDARARCPVLHSDAHGGFHVLTRFADVRAALRNSAALSAGRFRDEEGNLQGGVAIPPNGMRIGIIEMDPPEGTALRALLRPWFSRSAVEARTDRIAELARWVIDGVIAHGRCDAVTDIAMPMPLLLVMDILGLPLDRALNYGSAVLEAVAKKPGSLKGMHWLVADLNDTIERGGYHGAGLVAALLRAEIDGERLPRDLVVELVMMLLFGGGDTTISAICSLMLHLSRNPADRAGLIEDESLLPRAIEEILRLHSPSTGVARTVVEPVEIAGVAFSPGDRVICAVNSANLDEATFKDADRFDLNRPSNPHLSFGSGLHACLGQNLARADIRVLMTEILRRMPDFEIDLDAVEPYGSIPMVYGFNAMPMRFSSGKPSAPTRPAEPVLTTPRFVPAD; from the coding sequence ATGGACGACAAAACGGCACACCGTGACCTGGATCATCACAGTGCCGAGTTCGCGCGCGATCATCGCGAAATCTATCGCGATGCACGCGCGCGCTGTCCGGTTTTGCACAGCGACGCGCATGGCGGCTTCCACGTGCTGACCCGTTTTGCCGATGTACGCGCGGCGCTGCGCAACAGCGCGGCGCTGTCGGCTGGGCGTTTCCGCGACGAAGAGGGGAATCTGCAGGGCGGCGTTGCCATTCCACCCAACGGCATGCGGATCGGCATCATCGAGATGGATCCCCCTGAAGGAACGGCGCTGCGCGCGCTGCTTCGGCCTTGGTTCAGCAGGTCCGCCGTGGAGGCCCGCACCGACCGGATTGCCGAGCTGGCGCGATGGGTGATCGATGGTGTCATTGCGCACGGCCGTTGTGATGCGGTCACCGACATCGCGATGCCGATGCCGTTGTTGTTGGTCATGGATATCTTGGGGCTGCCGCTTGATCGCGCGCTGAACTATGGGTCGGCCGTGCTCGAAGCCGTTGCCAAGAAGCCGGGCTCGCTGAAAGGCATGCACTGGCTGGTCGCCGACCTGAACGACACCATTGAGCGCGGCGGCTATCATGGGGCGGGTTTGGTCGCCGCCTTGTTGCGCGCGGAAATTGATGGCGAGCGGCTCCCTCGCGACCTTGTCGTTGAACTTGTTATGATGCTGCTGTTCGGTGGTGGTGACACGACCATCTCCGCGATCTGCAGCTTGATGCTCCATCTCAGCCGCAATCCCGCCGATCGCGCAGGGCTCATCGAAGATGAATCGCTGTTGCCACGCGCCATCGAGGAGATCCTACGTCTGCATTCTCCCAGCACCGGCGTCGCGCGCACGGTGGTGGAGCCTGTCGAAATTGCCGGCGTAGCGTTCTCGCCGGGCGATCGCGTCATCTGCGCCGTCAATTCCGCGAACCTCGATGAGGCGACCTTCAAGGATGCGGACCGTTTCGATCTCAACCGCCCGTCAAATCCGCATCTCTCGTTCGGAAGCGGACTGCACGCGTGCCTCGGGCAAAACCTCGCCCGCGCCGACATCCGCGTGCTGATGACGGAAATCCTCCGGCGGATGCCTGATTTCGAAATCGATCTCGACGCGGTAGAGCCCTACGGGAGCATTCCCATGGTGTACGGATTCAACGCGATGCCGATGCGGTTTTCGTCTGGCAAGCCAAGCGCACCGACGCGGCCCGCCGAGCCCGTGCTCACCACGCCCCGATTCGTTCCGGCGGACTAG
- a CDS encoding TetR/AcrR family transcriptional regulator: protein MGRPKKPLFNRRKTLEAALRIIDEEGLEALSIRRLGDELNVSGFSLYHHFEDKDAILIGACELALDGIRAPKTTHKDWREWLTNTAVEYWSALRKHPNLIPILTRRHPLRIGMGEHNEAAGLMAIQGVPPRVIMPLLESLEAVALGFASYQSAVETDQQDDWKQQHSFLFHVGENRAFSTSRSFEIVAQAAVEALIKEYDATEGQNAPVVPPAPIENPAGPARAKRHARGKT, encoded by the coding sequence ATGGGACGGCCCAAGAAACCCCTGTTCAACCGGCGCAAGACGCTCGAAGCGGCACTGCGGATCATCGACGAGGAAGGGCTGGAGGCCTTGAGCATCCGCCGGCTCGGCGACGAGCTGAACGTGAGCGGCTTTTCGCTCTATCACCACTTCGAGGACAAGGACGCGATCCTGATCGGCGCGTGCGAACTTGCCTTGGATGGCATTCGTGCGCCGAAAACGACGCACAAGGATTGGCGCGAGTGGCTCACGAACACCGCCGTCGAGTATTGGAGCGCCCTTCGCAAGCATCCCAATCTGATTCCGATCCTAACCCGGCGCCACCCCTTACGGATCGGCATGGGTGAGCACAACGAAGCGGCAGGTCTGATGGCCATCCAGGGCGTTCCGCCGAGAGTGATCATGCCGCTGCTGGAAAGCCTCGAAGCCGTCGCGCTGGGCTTTGCCAGCTACCAGTCGGCGGTGGAGACTGATCAGCAGGACGACTGGAAGCAGCAACACTCCTTCCTATTCCATGTCGGGGAAAACCGCGCCTTCTCCACGTCGCGGAGCTTCGAGATCGTGGCGCAAGCGGCCGTCGAGGCGTTGATCAAGGAATACGACGCGACGGAGGGCCAGAACGCTCCCGTTGTGCCCCCCGCCCCGATCGAGAATCCTGCAGGGCCAGCGCGCGCCAAGCGCCACGCGCGCGGTAAAACTTAG
- a CDS encoding AMP-binding protein, with protein sequence MGQTSPKSFAVDWPDHYARTQPSKVALQNLETGETRTWKQLDAQTARIANVLQHELRLPVGARVAMLMNNDLRHYEIQFACARTGLALAPLNLRLTCSELVSLCGDLRPDLLVADKTWLKLASEVALEASIPRLVSLADLEQMAERSVPTPAPHDLDGDAPFLILYTSGSTGKPKAAIITLNGVIWQGINQAQFGAIGDNAAHVFNPMPLFHAGGLNVFCNPALYFGGKVTTQARFDPDEAVRFIGDPANGVTHIGLPAVMYQMMADSPSFAKADFSAFRKLLFAGSQLPDRLRETYAAKGVNFLIQYGGTETGPTITSLDTSRLDKVREGSCGQKVMNIHIRLVDAAGRDVQRGEPGEVCVKGPAVIQRYLDRDPALDFVDGWFRTGDVAREDDEGFFYIVDRIKEMYKSGGENVYPAEVERVLMRHPGVADVAVVGVGDDKWGEVGLAVIVAMPGHTVTLESLRTACEGHLARYKHPHHLRVIEEMPRTGIGKIAKPQLRALFASRQLDGSAVG encoded by the coding sequence ATGGGCCAGACGTCGCCTAAATCGTTCGCCGTCGACTGGCCCGATCATTACGCCCGGACCCAGCCCTCGAAGGTCGCCCTGCAGAATCTCGAGACCGGCGAGACGCGAACGTGGAAGCAACTCGACGCGCAAACAGCACGGATCGCCAACGTCCTGCAGCATGAACTCCGCCTGCCGGTTGGCGCGCGTGTCGCCATGCTGATGAATAACGACCTGCGGCACTACGAAATTCAGTTTGCGTGCGCACGGACGGGCCTGGCGCTGGCGCCGCTCAATCTTCGGCTGACGTGTTCGGAACTCGTGTCGCTGTGCGGTGATTTGCGGCCCGACTTGCTGGTCGCCGACAAGACATGGCTGAAGCTCGCTTCCGAAGTTGCGCTGGAAGCGTCGATTCCACGACTCGTGTCGCTCGCCGATCTTGAGCAGATGGCGGAGCGGAGCGTTCCGACGCCCGCGCCGCATGATCTGGATGGGGACGCGCCATTCCTCATCCTCTACACGTCAGGCTCAACGGGAAAACCGAAGGCCGCAATCATCACGCTGAACGGCGTGATCTGGCAGGGGATCAATCAGGCGCAGTTCGGCGCAATCGGCGACAACGCCGCGCACGTCTTCAATCCGATGCCGTTGTTTCACGCCGGCGGCCTCAACGTGTTCTGCAATCCCGCTCTCTATTTCGGCGGCAAGGTGACGACGCAGGCGCGCTTTGATCCCGACGAAGCCGTGCGTTTCATCGGCGACCCGGCCAACGGTGTCACGCATATCGGCCTGCCGGCGGTCATGTATCAGATGATGGCCGATAGCCCGTCGTTTGCGAAAGCGGACTTTTCCGCCTTCCGCAAATTGCTGTTCGCTGGTTCGCAATTGCCCGACAGGTTGCGGGAAACCTACGCCGCAAAGGGCGTGAATTTCCTCATTCAGTACGGTGGCACCGAGACGGGGCCGACCATCACGTCGCTCGACACCAGCCGGCTCGACAAAGTGCGCGAGGGTTCGTGCGGGCAGAAGGTGATGAACATCCACATCCGGCTTGTCGATGCGGCCGGGCGCGACGTGCAACGTGGCGAGCCCGGCGAGGTTTGCGTCAAGGGGCCGGCCGTCATTCAGCGCTATCTCGATCGGGATCCGGCGCTTGATTTCGTCGACGGCTGGTTCCGCACCGGCGACGTCGCGCGTGAAGACGACGAAGGCTTCTTCTACATCGTCGATCGCATCAAGGAGATGTACAAATCTGGCGGCGAAAACGTGTATCCCGCCGAAGTGGAACGTGTGCTGATGCGCCATCCAGGCGTCGCGGACGTGGCCGTTGTCGGCGTCGGCGACGACAAGTGGGGCGAAGTCGGTCTCGCGGTGATCGTCGCCATGCCTGGCCATACAGTAACGTTGGAATCGTTGCGCACGGCGTGCGAGGGCCACCTCGCGCGCTACAAACATCCGCATCATCTTCGCGTCATCGAGGAGATGCCGCGCACAGGCATCGGCAAGATCGCCAAGCCGCAGCTGCGCGCTCTGTTTGCGAGCCGTCAATTAGACGGATCAGCCGTTGGCTGA
- a CDS encoding NADPH:quinone oxidoreductase family protein, whose amino-acid sequence MRAVIARELGPPDALAIEDVPIPQPAKGEIRIAVRAACVGFVDALITAGRYQLKPDVPFIPGFEFAGVVDAVGHGVASDIIGARVCATAIGGGFSEFAVAAASSASIIPTAMSFEDAAVFRSGHGTAYYALVQRGRLAPGEIVLVLGAGGAVGLAAVQVAKALGAYVVASASSAAKREMARQALADAVVDSAADDWRAQVKSLTGGRSADIILDPVGGDATEQAFRSLAWNGRHLVIGFAQGDIPRLPTNLALVKGAALVGVDGRQFEAREPATAADNMTRLFVLFEHGAVRPQIGAKYALADFRAALFAATDRSQTGRIVLVTA is encoded by the coding sequence ATGCGCGCCGTGATCGCAAGAGAACTAGGCCCACCGGACGCCCTCGCAATCGAAGACGTGCCCATCCCGCAACCGGCTAAAGGGGAGATACGCATTGCGGTGCGTGCCGCGTGCGTTGGCTTCGTGGATGCGCTTATTACTGCCGGACGCTATCAGCTGAAGCCCGACGTTCCGTTCATACCTGGATTTGAGTTCGCCGGCGTCGTGGACGCAGTTGGACATGGCGTCGCTTCGGATATCATTGGCGCGCGCGTATGCGCGACGGCTATTGGCGGAGGGTTTTCCGAGTTTGCAGTCGCTGCGGCGAGTTCCGCGTCGATTATTCCTACAGCAATGAGCTTCGAGGACGCAGCTGTGTTTCGAAGCGGACACGGCACCGCTTACTACGCTCTGGTGCAGCGCGGCCGCCTCGCGCCAGGCGAGATCGTACTCGTACTCGGCGCTGGCGGCGCCGTTGGCCTCGCTGCAGTCCAAGTGGCAAAGGCGCTCGGCGCGTATGTTGTCGCGTCAGCATCGTCGGCGGCGAAGCGAGAGATGGCGCGGCAAGCGCTGGCGGATGCCGTGGTGGATAGCGCGGCGGACGACTGGCGTGCACAAGTGAAATCGCTCACCGGCGGACGCAGCGCGGACATTATCTTGGATCCGGTCGGCGGCGACGCGACCGAGCAGGCGTTTCGGTCGCTGGCGTGGAATGGCCGGCATCTCGTGATCGGATTCGCGCAAGGTGACATTCCGCGGCTTCCGACCAATCTCGCACTCGTGAAGGGCGCCGCTCTCGTTGGCGTGGACGGCCGTCAGTTCGAGGCGCGCGAGCCGGCTACAGCCGCCGACAACATGACGCGGCTGTTTGTGCTCTTTGAGCATGGCGCCGTCCGTCCGCAGATCGGAGCCAAGTACGCGCTCGCGGATTTCCGCGCCGCCCTTTTCGCAGCGACCGACCGGTCTCAGACCGGCCGCATCGTCCTAGTGACCGCCTAG
- a CDS encoding phosphotransferase family protein, whose translation MDQTWKDLVNAERLQAWLDSEGLGDGPLENLRPLGGGTQNILVSFERSGQAYVLRRPPLHPNSDGTETMKREARILEALAQEDVPHPRFVATCSDTSVLGAAFVITRRVDGFNATEGLPPLHRADPAIRRRMGLAMVDGLVALGRVDHVTVGLADVGRVEGFLERQVGRWRRVLDSYIAYESWPGVEGLPGVDAVAAWLEQHRPLSFAPGIMHGDFHLANVMFQPDGPELAAIVDWEMATIGDPLIDLGWLLATWPDRSGAAHTGPTVAPWDGFPSGDELVARYAETSTRSVADIDWYRVLACYKLGILLEGTFARSCAGKASKDIGQTLHDNAVRLLARANSLVESG comes from the coding sequence GTGGATCAGACCTGGAAAGACCTCGTCAATGCCGAACGCCTGCAGGCGTGGTTGGATAGCGAAGGCCTGGGCGACGGACCGCTGGAAAATCTGCGCCCGCTCGGTGGCGGCACGCAGAACATCTTGGTGAGCTTCGAACGCTCGGGGCAGGCGTACGTGTTGCGCCGGCCGCCGTTGCATCCCAACAGCGATGGCACCGAGACGATGAAGCGAGAGGCGCGCATCCTCGAGGCGTTGGCGCAGGAGGATGTCCCGCATCCGCGGTTTGTCGCGACATGTTCTGACACGAGTGTCTTGGGTGCGGCGTTTGTTATCACGCGGCGCGTCGATGGCTTCAACGCCACCGAAGGTCTGCCGCCCTTGCATCGCGCCGATCCAGCAATCCGCAGGCGCATGGGTCTTGCGATGGTCGATGGTCTCGTCGCGCTGGGCCGCGTCGATCACGTGACGGTTGGCTTGGCTGATGTGGGCCGCGTCGAAGGATTTCTAGAGCGGCAAGTGGGGCGGTGGCGCCGCGTACTCGACTCTTACATCGCATACGAGTCGTGGCCCGGTGTTGAGGGCTTGCCAGGCGTCGACGCCGTTGCGGCGTGGCTTGAGCAGCATCGCCCCTTGAGTTTCGCGCCAGGCATCATGCACGGGGACTTTCACCTCGCGAACGTGATGTTCCAGCCGGATGGACCAGAACTGGCTGCGATCGTCGACTGGGAGATGGCCACGATCGGCGATCCTCTTATCGACCTCGGCTGGCTATTGGCGACTTGGCCGGATCGGTCCGGCGCGGCCCACACCGGCCCAACGGTTGCGCCATGGGATGGTTTTCCAAGCGGCGACGAACTCGTCGCCCGTTATGCGGAAACCAGTACGCGCAGTGTCGCGGACATCGACTGGTATCGCGTCCTGGCCTGTTACAAGCTCGGCATCCTGCTCGAAGGCACGTTCGCGCGCTCTTGCGCCGGCAAGGCCTCCAAGGACATCGGACAAACGCTTCACGACAACGCCGTGCGCTTGCTCGCGCGCGCAAATTCTCTCGTCGAGTCGGGATAG
- a CDS encoding acyl-CoA dehydrogenase family protein, with the protein MAWDFETEPEFQEKLDWVSAFVTVEVEPLDLVLGSAYDVGNPDFVRLVRPLQAEVKAQGLWACHLGPELGGAGYGQVKLGLLNEILGRSRFAPTVFGAQAPDTGNAEILAHYGTPEQKRRFLEPLLANEIVSCFSMTEPQGGADPLVFTTSARLDGDAWVLNGEKWFSSNAHLAAFLIVMAVTEPDHPDPYRRMSMLIVPSDTPGIEIIRTVGYAGEASSGHSYIRYNDVRVPADHILGGRGDAFVVAQTRLGGGRIHHAMRTIGEARKAFDLTCERVLSRFTQGSTLAEKQLVQEKIADCWIELEQFRLLVMRTAWLIDKHKDYRKVRRDIAAVKAAMPKVLHDIAARALHLHGSIGMSDEMPFMAMIANSFLVGLADGPTEVHKITVARQTLRKYEPTDRLFPSYHLPTARARAREKFGLASE; encoded by the coding sequence ATGGCATGGGATTTCGAAACCGAGCCGGAGTTTCAGGAGAAGCTCGATTGGGTGAGCGCGTTCGTCACCGTTGAGGTCGAGCCGTTGGATCTCGTTTTGGGATCGGCGTATGACGTCGGCAATCCCGACTTCGTGCGCCTCGTGCGTCCGCTGCAAGCGGAAGTGAAGGCGCAGGGTTTGTGGGCGTGCCATCTCGGGCCCGAACTCGGCGGCGCCGGCTACGGGCAGGTCAAGCTCGGCCTTCTCAATGAGATTCTCGGGCGCTCGAGATTTGCGCCAACAGTATTTGGCGCGCAGGCGCCTGATACGGGCAACGCAGAAATCCTCGCGCATTACGGCACGCCTGAGCAGAAGCGGCGTTTTCTAGAGCCGCTTCTCGCAAACGAAATCGTATCATGCTTCTCGATGACTGAACCGCAGGGCGGTGCCGATCCGCTTGTCTTCACGACGTCGGCCCGTCTCGATGGCGACGCGTGGGTGTTGAACGGAGAAAAGTGGTTCTCATCGAACGCACACCTGGCCGCGTTCTTGATCGTCATGGCGGTGACCGAGCCGGATCACCCCGATCCCTATCGGCGCATGTCGATGCTGATCGTGCCGTCCGACACGCCCGGCATCGAGATCATTCGCACCGTTGGTTACGCCGGCGAGGCGAGCTCGGGGCATTCCTATATTCGGTACAATGACGTTCGGGTGCCGGCCGACCACATCCTAGGCGGGCGAGGGGATGCGTTTGTCGTAGCGCAAACGCGTCTCGGCGGCGGCCGCATTCATCATGCCATGCGCACGATCGGCGAAGCGCGGAAGGCGTTCGATTTGACTTGCGAGCGGGTACTGTCGCGTTTCACCCAAGGCTCGACGCTCGCGGAGAAGCAATTGGTCCAGGAGAAGATCGCCGATTGCTGGATCGAGCTTGAGCAGTTTCGCCTTCTTGTGATGAGGACCGCGTGGCTCATCGACAAGCATAAGGACTACCGAAAAGTACGCCGCGACATCGCCGCGGTGAAGGCGGCCATGCCCAAGGTGCTGCATGACATCGCCGCGAGGGCTTTGCATCTGCATGGATCGATCGGCATGTCAGATGAGATGCCATTCATGGCGATGATCGCCAATTCCTTCCTGGTAGGATTGGCGGACGGGCCGACGGAAGTTCACAAGATCACTGTCGCGCGGCAGACGCTGCGCAAGTACGAGCCGACTGACAGGCTGTTTCCCAGCTACCACTTGCCGACAGCGCGTGCGCGCGCCCGCGAAAAGTTTGGGCTGGCTTCGGAATAA
- a CDS encoding alpha/beta fold hydrolase — protein sequence MAPAPGINRIVLVHGAAHGAWCWEVLTPILMSYGHEVQTLDLPGLGDDATPPANVHLADYVERIVGILKSRDAPALLLGHSMGGVPVSQAAENAREHVARVVYLTAVSPQSGDSMGSLPLMEHPQSASRALRPSSIEGAVEFDPAMAEEVFYNRCTPDIVRRATARLRPQAAAPIREPVVLSHDRYGRIPKSYIVCTDDQAFPVSAQHWICDRSSIQRKRSIDSDHSPFFSAPHELAKIIHEEASAGDDA from the coding sequence ATGGCGCCTGCTCCTGGCATTAATCGGATCGTCCTCGTACATGGCGCCGCTCACGGCGCATGGTGCTGGGAAGTGTTGACGCCAATTCTCATGTCGTACGGACACGAGGTGCAGACGTTGGATTTGCCGGGCCTGGGCGATGATGCGACGCCGCCGGCGAACGTTCATCTCGCGGATTATGTTGAGCGTATCGTGGGCATCTTGAAGAGCCGCGATGCGCCCGCACTTTTGCTCGGACACTCGATGGGCGGCGTGCCGGTTTCGCAAGCGGCGGAGAATGCTCGCGAGCATGTCGCCAGAGTCGTTTATCTCACCGCCGTCTCGCCGCAGAGCGGCGACTCGATGGGGAGTTTACCCTTGATGGAGCACCCGCAATCCGCGTCGCGCGCGCTGCGGCCGAGTTCGATCGAGGGCGCTGTCGAATTTGATCCGGCTATGGCCGAAGAAGTTTTCTACAATCGCTGCACGCCCGACATCGTTCGCCGCGCCACGGCTCGGCTAAGACCCCAAGCGGCGGCGCCGATTAGAGAGCCTGTCGTCCTCTCGCACGACCGATATGGACGGATCCCTAAGTCGTATATCGTTTGCACCGATGACCAGGCATTTCCGGTTTCGGCGCAGCATTGGATTTGCGACCGCTCATCAATTCAACGAAAGCGCTCGATCGACTCCGATCATTCACCATTCTTCTCGGCGCCGCACGAGCTCGCCAAGATCATTCATGAGGAGGCGAGCGCTGGCGATGACGCGTAG
- a CDS encoding LLM class flavin-dependent oxidoreductase → MKVSLMSLGDIVDDPITGRPFSAPERYRMMIEAAEVGDTLGLHGIYIGEHHGIDYTFSAPPILMSAIAARTTKLRVGSSVALAANLDPLRMAEDYATVDVISGGRVDLVVGRGNFFVDTYALFGQSIDDSYALFSESIELACELWPGKPVHWAGKFRAPLKGQKLQPTPVQQDTPIWVGGGSSPETAKLAGRLGLNLMLPSAFGKPGKFAPMADVYREAFAEAGHKHKAQVGACWHGWVGATAAKARARYEPRYRAYHAFNTAIIKSVNPDPPPYLTATFDYDFLTTDGPAIVGGPAEFAERLSKVATTVGADVNLIKMDMGGVPREEFVDMVRLLGEEVIPKLPSSAPAVARVSA, encoded by the coding sequence GTGAAGGTAAGCCTTATGTCGCTGGGGGACATCGTCGATGATCCCATCACTGGCCGCCCGTTCTCCGCACCTGAGCGCTACCGTATGATGATTGAGGCGGCCGAAGTCGGGGACACGTTGGGGCTGCACGGGATCTATATCGGCGAGCACCACGGCATCGATTACACCTTCTCGGCGCCGCCTATCCTCATGAGTGCGATAGCGGCGCGCACGACAAAGTTGCGCGTCGGAAGCTCGGTGGCGTTGGCAGCCAATCTCGACCCGCTCCGCATGGCGGAGGACTACGCCACGGTAGATGTCATCTCCGGCGGTCGCGTCGATCTCGTTGTCGGGCGTGGAAATTTCTTCGTCGACACCTACGCCCTGTTTGGTCAGTCCATCGATGATTCCTATGCGCTCTTCTCAGAGTCGATCGAGTTGGCGTGCGAGCTCTGGCCTGGAAAGCCAGTGCACTGGGCTGGAAAATTCCGCGCACCGCTCAAAGGACAAAAGCTTCAACCCACACCCGTCCAACAAGACACGCCGATCTGGGTCGGCGGCGGCAGCTCGCCGGAGACGGCAAAACTCGCGGGCCGGCTGGGATTAAATCTCATGCTACCCAGCGCATTCGGAAAGCCCGGTAAGTTCGCACCGATGGCGGACGTCTATCGCGAGGCCTTTGCCGAAGCGGGCCATAAGCACAAAGCGCAAGTCGGCGCATGCTGGCACGGTTGGGTCGGCGCCACCGCGGCAAAAGCGCGAGCGCGTTACGAGCCGCGTTATCGCGCCTATCACGCCTTCAACACCGCTATCATCAAGAGCGTGAACCCGGATCCCCCGCCCTATCTGACGGCTACGTTCGATTATGATTTCCTGACCACTGACGGCCCCGCCATCGTCGGCGGCCCCGCGGAGTTCGCGGAACGCCTGAGCAAAGTCGCCACCACCGTCGGCGCTGACGTCAATCTCATCAAGATGGACATGGGCGGTGTGCCACGCGAGGAATTTGTCGACATGGTTCGGCTGCTCGGCGAGGAAGTTATTCCGAAGCTGCCGTCGTCGGCGCCGGCAGTCGCAAGGGTCAGCGCGTAA
- a CDS encoding SDR family NAD(P)-dependent oxidoreductase — MAKTFGAKSTTDDVLEGVDITGKRVLVTGVSAGLGVETARTLAAHGASVIGTARNLEKARSATAHIPGIELIEMDLASLKSVRAAADKLNADGQKFDLVIANAGVMAIPTRTLTEDGFETQFGTNHLGHFVFINRIAPLFAPGSRLVNLSSSGHRYSDVNLDDPNFERTEYTDFGAYGRSKTANVLFAVEFDRRHQARGVRATAVHPGGIETELARHMAPGALQSIVTQLNVQAQARGEPAFELKTIPQGAATSVWAGVVAPAEDVAARFCEDCHVADVTDAGDEVRSGVRSYALDGEHAKALWTKSEEIVGERF, encoded by the coding sequence GTGGCCAAGACATTTGGAGCGAAGTCCACAACCGACGACGTGCTTGAAGGCGTCGATATCACAGGCAAGCGAGTCCTCGTCACCGGTGTTTCCGCGGGTCTCGGCGTCGAGACGGCACGCACCCTTGCCGCGCACGGCGCAAGCGTCATCGGTACGGCGCGCAATCTCGAAAAGGCGAGGAGCGCCACGGCGCATATCCCCGGCATCGAGCTGATCGAGATGGACCTCGCCTCGCTCAAGAGCGTGCGAGCCGCCGCGGACAAGCTCAACGCCGACGGCCAAAAGTTCGATCTGGTCATCGCCAACGCCGGCGTAATGGCGATTCCGACGCGGACCCTGACCGAGGATGGTTTCGAAACGCAGTTCGGCACAAACCACCTCGGCCATTTCGTCTTCATCAACCGCATCGCGCCGCTGTTCGCGCCGGGATCGCGGCTGGTGAACCTGTCGTCGTCCGGGCATCGCTATTCGGACGTGAACCTGGACGATCCGAACTTCGAGCGCACCGAATACACTGACTTTGGCGCTTACGGGCGTTCGAAGACCGCAAACGTCCTATTCGCAGTAGAGTTCGATCGTCGCCACCAAGCGCGCGGCGTGCGTGCGACTGCGGTGCATCCGGGCGGCATCGAGACCGAACTCGCGCGTCACATGGCGCCAGGTGCGCTTCAATCCATTGTGACGCAGCTCAACGTCCAAGCGCAAGCGCGCGGCGAACCGGCGTTCGAGCTCAAGACGATCCCACAGGGCGCAGCGACGAGCGTGTGGGCCGGCGTGGTCGCTCCCGCGGAGGATGTGGCGGCACGCTTCTGCGAGGATTGCCACGTCGCCGATGTCACCGACGCCGGCGACGAAGTCCGCAGCGGCGTGCGCTCCTACGCGCTCGATGGCGAACACGCGAAAGCGTTGTGGACCAAGAGCGAGGAGATAGTTGGCGAGCGGTTCTGA
- a CDS encoding AraC family transcriptional regulator, whose translation MFNAMQGHLENLLALASRHADGAVEAAIPGIAITVARQKTQPTVGMFQPRFCLVLQGAKEVTIGDRCMRYDPTRYFIASLEVPATGCIIEADANHPYVGLSMVLDPEALAALLVETPASTDGDKASFAVSPVTAQLLDPCVRLMALLDTPRDIPVLAPMLKREILYRLLQGPQGGALRQIANADGRLGQVRRAIAWIREHFDQNLRVETLAAVAGMSTASFHRHFKAATAMSPLQYQKSIRLQQARLMLATKRDAARVGYAVGYESASQFSREYARQFGLPPARDALRLLSGAATADASA comes from the coding sequence ATGTTCAACGCTATGCAAGGGCACCTCGAAAATCTGCTCGCGTTAGCCTCCCGCCACGCTGATGGCGCCGTTGAGGCCGCGATCCCTGGCATCGCTATCACCGTCGCGCGCCAGAAGACTCAGCCCACGGTCGGTATGTTCCAGCCGCGCTTCTGTCTGGTGCTGCAGGGCGCGAAGGAGGTGACGATCGGCGATCGGTGCATGCGCTACGATCCGACCAGGTATTTCATCGCATCTTTGGAGGTGCCCGCCACCGGCTGTATCATCGAGGCAGACGCGAACCATCCGTATGTCGGCCTCAGCATGGTGCTTGATCCGGAGGCGTTGGCAGCGCTTCTAGTCGAGACACCGGCTTCGACCGACGGTGATAAAGCAAGCTTCGCGGTGAGTCCGGTGACGGCGCAATTGTTGGACCCGTGCGTGCGGCTGATGGCCTTACTCGACACGCCTCGCGACATTCCTGTGCTCGCGCCGATGCTAAAGCGCGAAATCCTCTATCGCTTGCTGCAAGGTCCGCAAGGCGGCGCTCTTCGCCAAATTGCAAACGCCGACGGCCGCTTGGGGCAAGTGCGCCGCGCCATCGCTTGGATCCGCGAGCACTTCGATCAAAACCTGCGCGTCGAAACGCTTGCCGCGGTCGCCGGGATGAGCACAGCGTCTTTTCATCGTCACTTCAAGGCGGCCACTGCGATGAGTCCGTTGCAGTACCAAAAAAGTATACGCCTTCAACAGGCGCGCCTCATGCTAGCGACCAAGCGGGATGCGGCGCGCGTTGGTTATGCCGTTGGCTACGAGAGCGCATCCCAATTCAGCCGCGAGTATGCGCGTCAATTCGGCCTACCACCCGCGCGCGACGCCTTGCGCCTCCTCAGCGGTGCGGCCACCGCAGATGCGAGCGCCTGA